A genomic stretch from Colwellia sp. Arc7-635 includes:
- a CDS encoding FMN-binding negative transcriptional regulator, which translates to MMYIPKKFQQSDTTALKAVMVEYPFATLISCSELGVEANHIPLMLKRVEGKDVLHGHIAKANPLWKSIAEKAEVLIVFNGPNCYISPNYYPTKMATGKAVPTWNYVAVHVKGHISFIHDNEWNLNLLDSLTTHHEAQQPQPWSIEDAPKEYIDKMLPAIVGIEVDITSIVGKWKVSQNQVEINKQGIYSALSDDTESHARKIAILVNSYIENTAQT; encoded by the coding sequence ATGATGTACATACCCAAAAAATTCCAACAAAGTGATACCACAGCATTAAAAGCAGTGATGGTTGAATACCCTTTTGCAACGCTGATCAGCTGCTCTGAATTAGGCGTAGAAGCAAATCATATACCACTGATGTTAAAGCGAGTAGAGGGTAAAGATGTACTCCATGGACACATAGCTAAAGCGAACCCGTTATGGAAAAGCATCGCTGAAAAAGCTGAAGTGTTAATCGTGTTTAATGGACCCAATTGTTATATCTCTCCCAATTATTACCCCACTAAAATGGCCACGGGCAAAGCAGTGCCAACATGGAACTATGTTGCTGTGCATGTAAAAGGGCATATATCATTTATTCATGACAATGAATGGAATCTTAATTTACTCGACAGTTTAACGACTCATCATGAGGCTCAACAGCCTCAGCCTTGGTCAATTGAAGATGCACCCAAAGAATATATCGACAAAATGCTCCCTGCTATTGTGGGTATTGAAGTTGATATTACATCGATAGTGGGGAAGTGGAAGGTAAGCCAAAATCAAGTAGAGATAAACAAGCAGGGTATTTACAGTGCCTTATCAGATGACACCGAAAGCCATGCGCGTAAAATAGCGATATTGGTGAACAGTTATATAGAAAATACAGCTCAAACTTGA